In a single window of the Alosa sapidissima isolate fAloSap1 chromosome 18, fAloSap1.pri, whole genome shotgun sequence genome:
- the si:ch73-335l21.1 gene encoding insulin receptor substrate 1-B isoform X2, which yields MENQSVVDQQSYEDVRKSGYLRKQKSMHRRYFVLRAASPSGPARLEYYESEKKFRGKAPVPKKAVVLETCLNINKRADAKNKHMIVLYTRTESFAIAADNEVDQEDWYQAMVDMHCKSKIPLSECGSGDYGVPTPGPAFKEVWQVKVWPKGLGQAKNLVGIYRLCLTDKTVNFVKLNSDAAGIVLQLMNVRRCGHSENFFFVEVGRSAVTGPGEFWMQVEDSVVAQNMHETLLEAMKSLSEEFRQRSKSQSGPAAGGGATASNPISVPSRRHHPNPPPSQVGLTRRPRTEPPTSGGATAAGAAGSNAAGGGNAGSGRESDGGSNASPTPRYHSFPRTRTASDGAKSDDMGGGGHGGGGGGGGGVTSGPASPTPNGSSRSSTPILRSTSVRAPPSSKHPHGLMRSTSTPAAPSCPPNRMSPAGHHGSDFCPLSSTPGGAGVAGGSSSSMSSSLGGGGSGSGSQGGAYSRVPSLQASLSGSLSDYGGSSDEYGSSPGEGSLLALHGLASLGGRDQDDEDANYILMSQQQRRTGSGQGNVNPGTTHHYQYPGGNGTQQQQPPQGARRILRRSSSRECEADRRFLSKRASLPPMALERLAPPPSSSSSSSSRRGADGDVDQAEVEDDYAVMSCSAGQDSFVQQRRDGVVASSSSSQQPSGSLGGPAAYLDMSAELRGENGGSLGSAVNAGGGGGGGGGSARDNGYMSMLPGVTATPPSSVSNSLVVAVADPNSGRHASDADVDDYMAMTPNSSVSPPQSIRPPPAAAIADGYMMMSPNGSCSPDQRGLSGGAWLGSGSADSRAGSDYMNMSPISARSISGSPPLPPLSEHHARSDPHGNAHGHHHHGNCVQPLQLQPQHPHQQQQQPPPAPKMVYSYYSLPRSYKHNATARFEDGPGRGKRLAAAAGSRGAGGGGFRGPGTSSGVGSGSKVQDPHLGGPLSGRHLSLSSSSYSSSSASSESLGEGEDKTPHGAAGAAAGVRAATRAKNGALQQDNQQQQGQWRGSARLKQQQQQQPGLGQRNRPVSLFVDVSKANTLPRVRESPLPPEPKSPGEYVSIEFKGEHCARAGTAVTATTTTTTTTTAAAGAAGGRGFRPGFWISPTSSSSTTSASASSSSRPLPRPMSCLAGFLPVSPGGLPPPSATSEYVNMDLGPSPSPSPSPLLLTPLGFPSFSTPPTPPLPSATAPKARDELRSVSSSSSRSDEAGKEMRQQAPDSPTSCGDYTEMAFSLSTSTPTTSPKGPLPDRPESIPPGPGLVALGLPLDFPLGASKQGPNPDHGAKVIRADPQGRRRHCSETFLSTAVAAAAVPVSSLGSSSSSSSSSVSGGGGGGGLPEHAQAVARRLGFDSILWGSSIAASPDSPSPSQHGPPVLPIPQGSSAEQGLNYIDLDLANKESPHSGLEQAQTIPARLFSSVLGGGAVGVTSVGLGAGASNLNTYASIDFYKSEELRTHQSTGKDTDTERSNRIWLWTR from the exons gTAAGATCCCGCTGAGTGAGTGTGGCAGCGGAGACTACGGAGTGCCCACTCCGGGGCCGGCCTTCAAGGAGGTGTGGCAGGTGAAGGTGTGGCCCAAGGGTCTGGGCCAGGCCAAGAACCTGGTGGGCATCTACCGCCTGTGCCTGACCGACAAGACGGTCAACTTCGTCAAGCTCAACTCGGACGCCGCCGGCATCGTGCTGCAGCTCATGAACGTGCGTCGCTGTGGCCACTCCGAGAACTTCTTCTtcgtggag GTGGGCCGCTCTGCGGTTACAGGCCCCGGTGAGTTCTGGATGCAGGTGGAGGACTCGGTGGTGGCCCAGAACATGCACGAGACCCTGCTGGAGGCCATGAAGTCCCTAAGCGAGGAGTTCCGCCAGCGCAGCAAGTCCCAGTCGGGGCCCGCTGCGGGTGGGGGTGCCACCGCCTCCAACCCCATCAGCGTGCCGTCCAGACGCCACCACCCCAACCCGCCGCCCAGCCAGGTGGGGCTCACGCGACGGCCACGCACCGAGCCCCCGACCTCGGGCGGAGCAACGGCAGCGGGGGCGGCAGGGTCGAACGCGGCGGGCGGTGGGAACGCCGGAAGCGGACGGGAGAGCGACGGGGGCTCCAACGCGTCGCCGACGCCAAGGTACCACAGCTTCCCGCGCACGCGCACGGCCAGCGACGGCGCCAAGAGCGACgacatgggtggtggtggtcatggcggaggaggaggaggaggaggaggggtcacCTCAGGTCCAGCCAGTCCCACTCCCAACGGCAGCTCCCGCTCCTCCACGCCCATCCTCCGCTCCACGTCCGTCCGAGCGCCCCCTTCGTCCAAACACCCCCACGGCCTGATGCGTTCCACCTCCACCCCCGCCGCCCCCTCCTGTCCCCCCAACCGCATGTCCCCGGCCGGCCACCACGGCTCCGACTTCTGCCCGCTGTCGTCCACCCCTGGGGGGGCCGGGGTAGCcgggggcagcagcagcagcatgagcAGCAGCCTTGGCGGCGGCGGTTCGGGTTCCGGTTCCCAGGGGGGCGCCTACAGCCGCGTGCCCAGCCTGCAGGCCTCTCTCTCGGGCTCGCTCAGCGACTACGGCGGCTCCTCGGACGAGTACGGCTCCAGCCCCGGCGAGGGCTCGCTGCTGGCGCTCCACGGCCTCGCCAGCCTCGGGGGCCGCGACCAGGACGACGAGGACGCCAACTACATCCTCATGAGCCAACAACAGAGGAGGACCGGAAGTGGACAGGGAAACGTAAACCCCGGCACCACGCACCACTACCAGTACCCGGGCGGGAACGgcacgcagcagcagcagcctccgCAGGGGGCCCGGAGGATCCTGCGGCGGTCATCGAGCCGCGAGTGCGAGGCCGATCGGCGCTTCCTCAGCAAGAGGGCCTCGCTGCCGCCCATGGCCCTGGAGCGCCTGGCCCCGCCGCCGTCGTCatcgtcctcctcctcgtccaggAGAGGCGCGGACGGGGACGTGGACCAGGCTGAGGTGGAGGACGACTACGCCGTGATGTCGTGCAGCGCCGGCCAAGACTCCTTTGTCCAGCAGAGGCGCGACGGCGTCGTcgcctcctcctcttcgtcccAGCAGCCATCTGGGAGCTTGGGTGGGCCGGCGGCCTACCTGGACATGAGCGCCGAACTCCGGGGGGAGAACGGCGGCTCGTTGGGGTCAGCGGTCAACGCGGGAgggggcggtggtggtggtggcgggagCGCCAGGGACAACGGCTACATGTCCATGCTGCCGGGGGTGACCGCGACCCCGCCGTCGTCCGTCTCCAACTCTCTGGTGGTGGCCGTGGCCGACCCGAACTCTGGCCGGCACGCGTCCGACGCCGACGTCGACGATTACATGGCCATGACGCCCAACAGCAGCGTGTCGCCACCGCAGAGCATCCGGCCTCCGCCGGCCGCGGCTATCGCCGACGGCTACATGATGATGTCTCCCAACGGTAGCTGCTCGCCGGACCAACGAGGGCTGAGCGGCGGCGCCTGGCTGGGCAGCGGCAGTGCCGACAGCCGCGCGGGCAGCGACTACATGAACATGTCGCCCATCAGCGCCCGCTCAATCAGCGGGAGCCCTCCACTTCCGCCGTTGTCCGAGCACCACGCCCGCTCCGACCCGCACGGCAACGCTCACGGTCACCATCACCACGGCAACTGCGTCCAGCCACTACAGCTACAGCCGCAGCAtccccaccagcagcagcagcagccgccccCTGCGCCCAAAATGGTCTACTCCTACTACTCCCTGCCGAGGTCCTACAAGCACAACGCCACGGCGCGTTTCGAAGACGGACCTGGACGCGGGAAAAGACTGGCCGCCGCCGCGGGAAGCAGAGGAGCCGGAGGTGGTGGGTTCAGGGGTCCAGGCACCAGCAGCGGAGTGGGCAGCGGGAGCAAAGTCCAGGACCCCCACTTGGGAGGTCCCCTCTCCGGCCGACAcctgtccctctcctcctcctcctactcgtCCAGCTCAGCAAGCAGCGAGAGCCTGGGGGAGGGCGAGGACAAGACCCCCCATGGGGCAGCAGGAGCCGCAGCAGGGGTCAGGGCTGCGACGAGGGCCAAGAATGGGGCTCTACAGCAGGAcaatcagcagcagcagggtcAGTGGAGGGGATCGGCCAgactgaagcagcagcagcagcagcagcctgggCTTGGGCAGCGCAACCGGCCGGTCAGCTTGTTCGTGGACGTGTCCAAAGCCAACACGCTGCCCCGCGTCCGCGAGAGCCCGCTGCCTCCGGAGCCCAAGAGCCCCGGCGAGTACGTCAGCATCGAGTTTAAGGGAGAGCACTGCGCAAGAGCCGGGACGGCCGTAACcgcgacaacaacaacaacaacaacaacaacagcagcagcaggagcggCAGGTGGGAGAGGATTCAGGCCTGGTTTCTGGATTTCCCCAACGTCCTCATCCTCAACAACATCAGCGTCAGCATCCTCGTCTAGTCGCCCCCTCCCCCGCCCCATGTCCTGCCTAGCGGGCTTCCTACCCGTGTCCCCAGGGGGCCTACCGCCCCCCTCGGCCACCTCCGAGTACGTCAACATGGACTTGGGTCCGTCAccgtccccctccccctccccgctATTGCTCACCCCTCTGGGCTTCCCTTCCTTCTCCACCCCCCCGACGCCTCCGCTGCCCTCCGCCACTGCCCCCAAGGCCCGAGACGAGCTTCGGTCCGTGTCGTCCTCCTCCTCGCGGTCGGACGAGGCGGGAAAAGAGATGCGGCAGCAGGCGCCGGACTCGCCCACGTCCTGCGGCGACTACACGGAGATGGCCTTCAGCCTGAGCACCAGCACGCCCACCACCTCCCCCAAGGGGCCCTTGCCGGACCGGCCCGAGTCCATCCCCCCGGGGCCAGGCCTGGTGGCCCTGGGCCTGCCGCTGGACTTCCCCCTGGGCGCTAGCAAGCAGGGCCCCAACCCGGACCACGGCGCCAAGGTGATCCGGGCTGACCCGCAGGGCCGTCGGCGCCACTGCTCCGAGACGTTCCTATCGACTGCtgttgcggcggcggcggtgccCGTCTCGTCCTTGGGCTCGTCCTCCTCGTCTTCGTCCTCATCCGTGTCcggcggaggaggagggggagggctcCCCGAGCACGCCCAGGCTGTGGCCAGGCGCCTGGGCTTCGACAGCATCCTCTGGGGCAGCAGCATCGCCGCCTCCCCGGACTCGCCCTCGCCCTCGCAGCATGGCCCGCCCGTGCTGCCCATCCCCCAGGGTTCGTCCGCCGAGCAGGGCCTCAACTACATCGACCTGGACCTGGCCAACAAGGAGAGCCCTCACTCAGGACTGGAACAGGCTCAGACCATTCCCGCGCGCCTCTTCTCCAGCGTGCTGGGCGGCGGAGCAGTGGGAGTGACCAGTGTGGGCCTCGGAGCAGGAGCGTCCAACCTCAACACCTACGCCAGCATCGACTTCTACAAGTCCGAAGAGCTGCGGACCCACCAGAGTACTGGCAAGGACACCG ACACCGAGAGAAGCAACAGGATTTGGCTGTGGACTAGATGA
- the si:ch73-335l21.1 gene encoding insulin receptor substrate 1-B isoform X3, translating to MENQSVVDQQSYEDVRKSGYLRKQKSMHRRYFVLRAASPSGPARLEYYESEKKFRGKAPVPKKAVVLETCLNINKRADAKNKHMIVLYTRTESFAIAADNEVDQEDWYQAMVDMHCKSKIPLSECGSGDYGVPTPGPAFKEVWQVKVWPKGLGQAKNLVGIYRLCLTDKTVNFVKLNSDAAGIVLQLMNVRRCGHSENFFFVEVGRSAVTGPGEFWMQVEDSVVAQNMHETLLEAMKSLSEEFRQRSKSQSGPAAGGGATASNPISVPSRRHHPNPPPSQVGLTRRPRTEPPTSGGATAAGAAGSNAAGGGNAGSGRESDGGSNASPTPRYHSFPRTRTASDGAKSDDMGGGGHGGGGGGGGGVTSGPASPTPNGSSRSSTPILRSTSVRAPPSSKHPHGLMRSTSTPAAPSCPPNRMSPAGHHGSDFCPLSSTPGGAGVAGGSSSSMSSSLGGGGSGSGSQGGAYSRVPSLQASLSGSLSDYGGSSDEYGSSPGEGSLLALHGLASLGGRDQDDEDANYILMSQQQRRTGSGQGNVNPGTTHHYQYPGGNGTQQQQPPQGARRILRRSSSRECEADRRFLSKRASLPPMALERLAPPPSSSSSSSSRRGADGDVDQAEVEDDYAVMSCSAGQDSFVQQRRDGVVASSSSSQQPSGSLGGPAAYLDMSAELRGENGGSLGSAVNAGGGGGGGGGSARDNGYMSMLPGVTATPPSSVSNSLVVAVADPNSGRHASDADVDDYMAMTPNSSVSPPQSIRPPPAAAIADGYMMMSPNGSCSPDQRGLSGGAWLGSGSADSRAGSDYMNMSPISARSISGSPPLPPLSEHHARSDPHGNAHGHHHHGNCVQPLQLQPQHPHQQQQQPPPAPKMVYSYYSLPRSYKHNATARFEDGPGRGKRLAAAAGSRGAGGGGFRGPGTSSGVGSGSKVQDPHLGGPLSGRHLSLSSSSYSSSSASSESLGEGEDKTPHGAAGAAAGVRAATRAKNGALQQDNQQQQGQWRGSARLKQQQQQQPGLGQRNRPVSLFVDVSKANTLPRVRESPLPPEPKSPGEYVSIEFKGEHCARAGTAVTATTTTTTTTTAAAGAAGGRGFRPGFWISPTSSSSTTSASASSSSRPLPRPMSCLAGFLPVSPGGLPPPSATSEYVNMDLGPSPSPSPSPLLLTPLGFPSFSTPPTPPLPSATAPKARDELRSVSSSSSRSDEAGKEMRQQAPDSPTSCGDYTEMAFSLSTSTPTTSPKGPLPDRPESIPPGPGLVALGLPLDFPLGASKQGPNPDHGAKVIRADPQGRRRHCSETFLSTAVAAAAVPVSSLGSSSSSSSSSVSGGGGGGGLPEHAQAVARRLGFDSILWGSSIAASPDSPSPSQHGPPVLPIPQGSSAEQGLNYIDLDLANKESPHSGLEQAQTIPARLFSSVLGGGAVGVTSVGLGAGASNLNTYASIDFYKSEELRTHQSTGKDTENKEE from the exons gTAAGATCCCGCTGAGTGAGTGTGGCAGCGGAGACTACGGAGTGCCCACTCCGGGGCCGGCCTTCAAGGAGGTGTGGCAGGTGAAGGTGTGGCCCAAGGGTCTGGGCCAGGCCAAGAACCTGGTGGGCATCTACCGCCTGTGCCTGACCGACAAGACGGTCAACTTCGTCAAGCTCAACTCGGACGCCGCCGGCATCGTGCTGCAGCTCATGAACGTGCGTCGCTGTGGCCACTCCGAGAACTTCTTCTtcgtggag GTGGGCCGCTCTGCGGTTACAGGCCCCGGTGAGTTCTGGATGCAGGTGGAGGACTCGGTGGTGGCCCAGAACATGCACGAGACCCTGCTGGAGGCCATGAAGTCCCTAAGCGAGGAGTTCCGCCAGCGCAGCAAGTCCCAGTCGGGGCCCGCTGCGGGTGGGGGTGCCACCGCCTCCAACCCCATCAGCGTGCCGTCCAGACGCCACCACCCCAACCCGCCGCCCAGCCAGGTGGGGCTCACGCGACGGCCACGCACCGAGCCCCCGACCTCGGGCGGAGCAACGGCAGCGGGGGCGGCAGGGTCGAACGCGGCGGGCGGTGGGAACGCCGGAAGCGGACGGGAGAGCGACGGGGGCTCCAACGCGTCGCCGACGCCAAGGTACCACAGCTTCCCGCGCACGCGCACGGCCAGCGACGGCGCCAAGAGCGACgacatgggtggtggtggtcatggcggaggaggaggaggaggaggaggggtcacCTCAGGTCCAGCCAGTCCCACTCCCAACGGCAGCTCCCGCTCCTCCACGCCCATCCTCCGCTCCACGTCCGTCCGAGCGCCCCCTTCGTCCAAACACCCCCACGGCCTGATGCGTTCCACCTCCACCCCCGCCGCCCCCTCCTGTCCCCCCAACCGCATGTCCCCGGCCGGCCACCACGGCTCCGACTTCTGCCCGCTGTCGTCCACCCCTGGGGGGGCCGGGGTAGCcgggggcagcagcagcagcatgagcAGCAGCCTTGGCGGCGGCGGTTCGGGTTCCGGTTCCCAGGGGGGCGCCTACAGCCGCGTGCCCAGCCTGCAGGCCTCTCTCTCGGGCTCGCTCAGCGACTACGGCGGCTCCTCGGACGAGTACGGCTCCAGCCCCGGCGAGGGCTCGCTGCTGGCGCTCCACGGCCTCGCCAGCCTCGGGGGCCGCGACCAGGACGACGAGGACGCCAACTACATCCTCATGAGCCAACAACAGAGGAGGACCGGAAGTGGACAGGGAAACGTAAACCCCGGCACCACGCACCACTACCAGTACCCGGGCGGGAACGgcacgcagcagcagcagcctccgCAGGGGGCCCGGAGGATCCTGCGGCGGTCATCGAGCCGCGAGTGCGAGGCCGATCGGCGCTTCCTCAGCAAGAGGGCCTCGCTGCCGCCCATGGCCCTGGAGCGCCTGGCCCCGCCGCCGTCGTCatcgtcctcctcctcgtccaggAGAGGCGCGGACGGGGACGTGGACCAGGCTGAGGTGGAGGACGACTACGCCGTGATGTCGTGCAGCGCCGGCCAAGACTCCTTTGTCCAGCAGAGGCGCGACGGCGTCGTcgcctcctcctcttcgtcccAGCAGCCATCTGGGAGCTTGGGTGGGCCGGCGGCCTACCTGGACATGAGCGCCGAACTCCGGGGGGAGAACGGCGGCTCGTTGGGGTCAGCGGTCAACGCGGGAgggggcggtggtggtggtggcgggagCGCCAGGGACAACGGCTACATGTCCATGCTGCCGGGGGTGACCGCGACCCCGCCGTCGTCCGTCTCCAACTCTCTGGTGGTGGCCGTGGCCGACCCGAACTCTGGCCGGCACGCGTCCGACGCCGACGTCGACGATTACATGGCCATGACGCCCAACAGCAGCGTGTCGCCACCGCAGAGCATCCGGCCTCCGCCGGCCGCGGCTATCGCCGACGGCTACATGATGATGTCTCCCAACGGTAGCTGCTCGCCGGACCAACGAGGGCTGAGCGGCGGCGCCTGGCTGGGCAGCGGCAGTGCCGACAGCCGCGCGGGCAGCGACTACATGAACATGTCGCCCATCAGCGCCCGCTCAATCAGCGGGAGCCCTCCACTTCCGCCGTTGTCCGAGCACCACGCCCGCTCCGACCCGCACGGCAACGCTCACGGTCACCATCACCACGGCAACTGCGTCCAGCCACTACAGCTACAGCCGCAGCAtccccaccagcagcagcagcagccgccccCTGCGCCCAAAATGGTCTACTCCTACTACTCCCTGCCGAGGTCCTACAAGCACAACGCCACGGCGCGTTTCGAAGACGGACCTGGACGCGGGAAAAGACTGGCCGCCGCCGCGGGAAGCAGAGGAGCCGGAGGTGGTGGGTTCAGGGGTCCAGGCACCAGCAGCGGAGTGGGCAGCGGGAGCAAAGTCCAGGACCCCCACTTGGGAGGTCCCCTCTCCGGCCGACAcctgtccctctcctcctcctcctactcgtCCAGCTCAGCAAGCAGCGAGAGCCTGGGGGAGGGCGAGGACAAGACCCCCCATGGGGCAGCAGGAGCCGCAGCAGGGGTCAGGGCTGCGACGAGGGCCAAGAATGGGGCTCTACAGCAGGAcaatcagcagcagcagggtcAGTGGAGGGGATCGGCCAgactgaagcagcagcagcagcagcagcctgggCTTGGGCAGCGCAACCGGCCGGTCAGCTTGTTCGTGGACGTGTCCAAAGCCAACACGCTGCCCCGCGTCCGCGAGAGCCCGCTGCCTCCGGAGCCCAAGAGCCCCGGCGAGTACGTCAGCATCGAGTTTAAGGGAGAGCACTGCGCAAGAGCCGGGACGGCCGTAACcgcgacaacaacaacaacaacaacaacaacagcagcagcaggagcggCAGGTGGGAGAGGATTCAGGCCTGGTTTCTGGATTTCCCCAACGTCCTCATCCTCAACAACATCAGCGTCAGCATCCTCGTCTAGTCGCCCCCTCCCCCGCCCCATGTCCTGCCTAGCGGGCTTCCTACCCGTGTCCCCAGGGGGCCTACCGCCCCCCTCGGCCACCTCCGAGTACGTCAACATGGACTTGGGTCCGTCAccgtccccctccccctccccgctATTGCTCACCCCTCTGGGCTTCCCTTCCTTCTCCACCCCCCCGACGCCTCCGCTGCCCTCCGCCACTGCCCCCAAGGCCCGAGACGAGCTTCGGTCCGTGTCGTCCTCCTCCTCGCGGTCGGACGAGGCGGGAAAAGAGATGCGGCAGCAGGCGCCGGACTCGCCCACGTCCTGCGGCGACTACACGGAGATGGCCTTCAGCCTGAGCACCAGCACGCCCACCACCTCCCCCAAGGGGCCCTTGCCGGACCGGCCCGAGTCCATCCCCCCGGGGCCAGGCCTGGTGGCCCTGGGCCTGCCGCTGGACTTCCCCCTGGGCGCTAGCAAGCAGGGCCCCAACCCGGACCACGGCGCCAAGGTGATCCGGGCTGACCCGCAGGGCCGTCGGCGCCACTGCTCCGAGACGTTCCTATCGACTGCtgttgcggcggcggcggtgccCGTCTCGTCCTTGGGCTCGTCCTCCTCGTCTTCGTCCTCATCCGTGTCcggcggaggaggagggggagggctcCCCGAGCACGCCCAGGCTGTGGCCAGGCGCCTGGGCTTCGACAGCATCCTCTGGGGCAGCAGCATCGCCGCCTCCCCGGACTCGCCCTCGCCCTCGCAGCATGGCCCGCCCGTGCTGCCCATCCCCCAGGGTTCGTCCGCCGAGCAGGGCCTCAACTACATCGACCTGGACCTGGCCAACAAGGAGAGCCCTCACTCAGGACTGGAACAGGCTCAGACCATTCCCGCGCGCCTCTTCTCCAGCGTGCTGGGCGGCGGAGCAGTGGGAGTGACCAGTGTGGGCCTCGGAGCAGGAGCGTCCAACCTCAACACCTACGCCAGCATCGACTTCTACAAGTCCGAAGAGCTGCGGACCCACCAGAGTACTGGCAAGGACACCG AGAAcaaagaggaatag